A stretch of Coccidioides posadasii str. Silveira chromosome 2, complete sequence DNA encodes these proteins:
- the REX3 gene encoding RNA exonuclease 3 (EggNog:ENOG410PG7T~COG:L~BUSCO:3914at33183), translated as MFNSVGFFKAVSCPEGTGCKLLNCMFAHEDKETSSFITPKSTNEGVVLNADATYVNEEPLPKKRRLDADGHSTLKPVDKAKRHGTSPNNSIPNLDPQINEKEKSSNEIQGLTSVSKPVSPSISRHTSPHGHHRPPVGSQNQKPSDTTSIPVSTQPRQVKKETLNPRHLSKPPAAHSTRASVLAKLHEEMVRLNNQLLALKEQSRKALVLSEDELISRALDEEEKAARESSSVYSNVIKLRITKLRKMKLSDWEEDVLNYLRPKNTQVLPLKPQPEPILTGLDVQGEIVMLSRFLASPEAQAKAGYVIVAPSKEDIKNATKGNITAQGWEQCDRCSGRFQVFPGRREDGLLASGGPCTYHHARLVRPPKKKTDHILGQTEPYFPCCNEAVGTSAGCTKAESHVFKVTEVKRLAAILQFEKTPAQPDKGLLPPICFDCEMGYTTLGLELIRLTAITWPDQKKVLDVLVRPMGEVLDLNSRYSGVRPEHFANAVPYGSEQARAQASSGPQSVNFVLPIVESPAAARALLFEHLQPDTPVIGHAIDNDLNACRIIHPTIVDTVLLYPHPGGLPYRFGLRTLSKKYLDRHIQAAGDQGHDSMEDAKATGDLVRVKVRETWTRLKALGYTIKDGALIEPEPNKVNIKPFAAGTAALGIGAGSKRTSYDQTKEAKA; from the coding sequence ATGTTTAACTCAGTTGGGTTTTTCAAGGCAGTTAGTTGTCCTGAAGGGACGGGTTGCAAACTCCTAAACTGCATGTTCGCTCATGAAGACAAAGAAACTAGCAGTTTCATCACCCCTAAATCAACAAACGAGGGCGTGGTTCTGAATGCAGATGCTACATATGTGAATGAAGAGCCTTTACCTAAAAAAAGACGCCTTGATGCAGACGGCCATAGCACTTTGAAGCCTGTGGATAAAGCTAAAAGACATGGGACAAGCCCAAATAATAGTATCCCGAATTTGGACCCGCAAATCAacgagaaggaaaaatcGTCAAATGAGATTCAAGGTCTAACATCCGTATCAAAGCCTGTCTCTCCTTCGATCAGCCGTCACACGTCTCCGCACGGGCACCATCGACCTCCTGTGGGCTCTCAAAATCAGAAGCCATCAGATACTACATCCATTCCTGTTTCAACGCAGCCTAGGCAGGTAAAAAAGGAGACTTTGAATCCCCGACACTTGTCTAAGCCTCCGGCAGCGCATTCGACACGTGCATCCGTTCTCGCTAAACTACATGAAGAAATGGTTCGACTCAACAATCAACTTCTCGCTCTGAAGGAGCAATCAAGAAAAGCTCTCGTTCTATCCGAGGACGAGCTCATATCCCGAGCATtagatgaagaagagaaggcAGCGAGAGAGTCGTCTTCTGTGTACTCAAATGTCATCAAGCTCCGTATTACGAAGCTCAGGAAGATGAAGTTGAGTGATTGGGAAGAAGATGTCTTAAACTATCTACGGCCAAAGAACACGCAAGTCCTGCCCTTGAAGCCCCAACCAGAGCCTATCTTGACTGGATTGGATGTTCAAGGAGAGATCGTAATGCTTTCCAGATTTCTCGCATCTCCAGAAGCACAAGCCAAAGCGGGTTATGTTATCGTGGCTCCTTCGaaagaagatatcaagaatgcCACTAAGGGGAACATAACGGCACAAGGTTGGGAACAATGCGATCGCTGTAGTGGGAGATTTCAGGTCTTTCCCGGACGACGAGAGGATGGCCTTTTAGCATCAGGAGGGCCCTGCACGTATCACCATGCACGGCTTGTTCGTCCgccgaaaaagaaaactgaCCATATTCTTGGCCAAACAGAGCCATATTTTCCATGCTGCAACGAGGCGGTTGGTACTTCGGCGGGATGTACCAAAGCCGAGTCCCATGTCTTCAAAGTGACGGAGGTCAAGAGACTGGCTGCGATTCTGCAATTTGAGAAAACTCCTGCACAGCCTGACAAGGGGCTGCTGCCGCCGATATGCTTTGATTGCGAGATGGGTTACACAACTTTGGGGCTAGAGCTCATCCGATTAACAGCGATCACTTGGCCAGACCAAAAGAAGGTACTTGATGTCCTCGTTCGGCCAATGGGAGAAGTTCTGGACCTCAATTCGCGCTATTCTGGCGTGCGTCCAGAACACTTTGCAAATGCCGTCCCATATGGATCTGAGCAGGCGCGAGCCCAAGCTAGCAGTGGACCGCAATCTGTCAACTTTGTATTGCCAATCGTTGAGTCTCCGGCGGCTGCCAGAGCACTCTTGTTTGAACATCTACAACCTGATACCCCAGTAATTGGGCACGCAATCGACAATGATCTAAATGCTTGCCGCATCATTCACCCAACAATCGTTGATACGGTTCTCCTATATCCGCATCCAGGAGGTTTACCTTATCGCTTTGGACTCAGGACTCTTTCGAAGAAATATCTGGACAGACACATTCAAGCCGCCGGGGACCAGGGACATGACTCGATGGAGGACGCCAAAGCTACAGGTGACCTGGTCAGGGTTAAAGTACGGGAGACGTGGACGAGATTGAAGGCCCTCGGGTATACGATCAAAGATGGCGCGTTGATAGAGCCAGAACCCAACAAAGTCAACATCAAACCTTTTGCAGCTGGAACTGCAGCCCTGGGGATTGGTGCAGGTTCCAAGAGGACAAGTTATGATCAGACCAAGGAAGCCAAAGCATAA
- a CDS encoding uncharacterized protein (SECRETED:SignalP(1-21)~EggNog:ENOG410Q5H3~COG:O~MEROPS:MER0005078): protein MAAIFRASLVAFATLASCTDASKLLGFENKRHIIPNSYIVALKEGLPERDFETHMAWVSDVHSANVALAEGASTSGVKHTFKINGWKGYSGSFDENTLHELITNENVDYIEPDRMSHIASLDRKFALETQRNAPSWGLGRVSHRQGNSRDYVYDSTAGEGVTVYSIDTGIDIKHPDFEGRASWGINTVDDIDEDGHGHGTHTSSTIVGKTYGVAKKAKIIAAKVYDARGRGPDSATLKAIEWAVDHAQKNNHTGKAAMNLSLVTDSPRAVNAVCTKAVEAGIFLAVAAGNDNRAVTNESPASADKVCTVGATRLGDQKAGFSNYGRLVALYAPGQSITAAFPNGRTGTISGTSMAAPHVCGVGATIMALEGVTPQKLCDRLKQLAHPSVRNPGPNTTNKLLYNGSGQ from the exons ATGGCTGCCATTTTCAGAGCTTCTCTTGTCGCCTTTGCGACGTTGGCGTCCTGCACCGATGCTAGCAAGCTGCTTGGGTTTGAGAACAAGAGACACATCATTCCGAACTCCTACATCGTGGCGCTGAAGGAAGGTCTCCCGGAGCGTGATTTTGAAACCCATATGGCGTGGGTATCTGATGTCCATTCCGCAAACGTGGCATTAGCCGAAGGCGCTTCGACATCTGGAGTAAAGCACACTTTCAAAATCAATGGCTGGAAGGGGTATAGTGGAAGCTTCGACGAAAACACGCTTCACGAGCTCATTACCAATGAAAAT GTCGATTATATCGAGCCGGATCGCATGTCACACATAGCATCTTTGGATCGTAAGTTTGCTCTGGAAACTCAGAGAAATGCCCCATCCTGGGGTCTTGGAAGAGTCTCCCATAGGCAAGGAAATAGCCGTGACTATGTGTATGATTCCACTGCTGGAGAGGGTGTGACGGTATATAGCATCGATACGGGAATCGATATCAAGCACCCAGACTTTGAGGGGCGCGCATCCTGGGGCATCAACACCGTAGATGACATTGATGAGGACGGGCATGGCCATGGGACCCACACTTCCAGTACGATTGTTGGAAAGACTTACGGTGTCGCCAAAAAAGCCAAGATCATTGCTGCTAAGGTCTATGATGCTCGAGGCCGCGGCCCTGATAGTGCAACTCTTAAAGCAATTGAGTGGGCAGTGGATCATGCCCAGAAAAACAATCACACCGGTAAAGCAGCCATGAACTTGAGTTTGGTTACCGACAGTCCCCGGGCAGTGAATGCAGTTTGCACAAAGGCTGTTGAAGCCGGAATCTTTCTTGCTGTTGCGGCCGGGAATGACAAC AGGGCCGTGACCAATGAATCTCCAGCTTCGGCAGACAAGGTTTGTACTGTTGGTGCTACACGTCTGGGCGATCAGAAAGCGGGCTTTTCAAACTACGGCCGCCTTG TTGCTCTCTATGCCCCCGGTCAATCAATCACAGCCGCGTTCCCCAATGGCCGCACCGGGACCATTTCTGGCACTTCTATGGCCGCTCCTCATGTTTGCGGTGTTGGTGCGACTATCATGGCCCTCGAAGGTGTTACGCCTCAGAAACTTTGCGACCGCCTCAAGCAACTTGCACACCCTTCTGTTAGGAATCCGGGGCCCAACACTACCAACAAGCTTCTCTATAATGGAAGTGGCCAATAG